The following proteins are co-located in the Saccharomycodes ludwigii strain NBRC 1722 chromosome V, whole genome shotgun sequence genome:
- the NRD1 gene encoding Nrd1 complex RNA-binding subunit (similar to Saccharomyces cerevisiae YNL251C | NRD1 | Nuclear pre-mRNA Down-regulation) produces the protein MTSEIQDFIDTLESFKSLKSGISGSRIKKLTTFALENVSEEENLVNLVIEYSKNCEASHKLGSLYIIDSIGRAYLEQARAANESIKSVSPKGTFAHGVYTLGESIQELLGDAISKSSTDHKAKIRDLINIWDRSGLFQKGYLNATRAKYFTELDESAPGATNSEANTNGTASASASASASASKAPSVDLNRILISVPSEPIIHPNSFELPKNITASNDHDAQQAALVKALAMLQQGKVFVSRPRYVHQNNNGKMNNNNRSTRGVSKSTSYGNNNNNNNNNNNNNNNNNGGGGRSYRDRGMGNNYNGSSSSSSSNEQPSNIGNTHHLYPNETNTPGNPHFRPKQVTFDPSVPPEHIKVLSRTLFIGGITPNMNQMDVASTLRPFGEVQSVILNHARKHAFVKVYSRREAENILNNFNRNPNSSLRVRWAVGFGPRNCFDYQHGMGIIPIQKLTDADKKWTVTAQWGGSNGATLQSNMVIEEPDIIVGEGLSSKLVSQKLQTSSSPGGHRHNGNHNNRINEYSAPISSASSNYEQNPYQRYIPPVQQQPMVSNVDPNAQLNTLMSMLQQQQQQR, from the coding sequence ATGACATCGGAAATCCAGGATTTTATTGACACCCTTGaatcttttaaaagtttaaagAGCGGCATTTCAGGTTCtcgtattaaaaaattaacgaCATTTGCCCTTGAAAATGTCtctgaagaagaaaatttagTTAACTTGGTTATTGagtattcaaaaaattgcGAGGCGTCTCATAAGCTAGGTTCTTTATACATTATTGATTCTATTGGTAGAGCTTACTTAGAGCAAGCCCGTGCTGCTAATGAATCTATCAAAAGCGTCTCTCCAAAGGGCACTTTTGCTCATGGTGTTTATACTTTGGGAGAATCTATTCAAGAGTTGTTAGGAGATGCTATTTCTAAATCTTCTACAGATCATAAGGCCAAAATACGTGATTTGATCAACATTTGGGATAGATCCGGATTGTTTCAAAAGGGATATTTGAATGCTACGCGTGCCAAGTACTTTACTGAACTGGATGAATCTGCCCCAGGTGCTACCAATTCTGAAGCCAATACTAACGGCACTGCTTCCGCTTCTGCTTCTGCTTCTGCTTCTGCTTCCAAGGCTCCATCCGTTGATTTGAATAGAATATTGATTTCTGTTCCATCTGAGCCAATTATTCATCCAAACAGTTTTGAActtccaaaaaatattactgcTTCTAATGACCATGATGCTCAACAAGCTGCGTTGGTCAAGGCCTTGGCCATGTTGCAGCAGGGTAAAGTTTTTGTTTCCAGACCACGTTATGTTCATCAAAACAACAATGGTAAAATGAACAATAATAACCGCTCCACAAGAGGTGTTTCCAAGTCAACTTCTTatggcaataataataacaataataataacaataacaataataataataataataatggtggtggtggtagaTCATATAGAGACAGAGGAATGGGCAATAACTATAAtggtagtagcagtagtagtagcagtaaCGAACAACCAAGTAATATCGGCAATACGCACCATTTGTATCCTAATGAAACTAATACACCGGGAAATCCACATTTTAGGCCTAAACAAGTTACATTTGATCCAAGTGTTCCACCCGAACACATCAAAGTACTAAGTCGTACACTATTTATTGGTGGCATCACCCCTAATATGAACCAAATGGATGTTGCTAGTACCTTAAGGCCATTTGGTGAGGTGCAATCTGTTATATTGAACCATGCTCGTAAACATGCCTTTGTTAAAGTTTATTCAAGGAGGGAAGCTGAAAATATTCTGAATAATTTCAATAGAAATCCAAACTCTTCATTAAGAGTGCGTTGGGCAGTTGGTTTTGGTCCACGTAACTGTTTTGATTATCAACATGGTATGGGTATAATACctattcaaaaattaactgATGCTGATAAGAAGTGGACAGTAACAGCTCAATGGGGAGGATCTAACGGCGCTACTTTGCAATCAAATATGGTTATCGAAGAGCCagatattattgttggtgaAGGGTTATCTTCTAAGTTGGTTTCACAAAAATTGCAAACTTCAAGCTCACCAGGCGGACATCGTCATAATggtaatcataataatagaataaaTGAATACTCTGCCCCAATATCTTCGGCTTCATCAAATTATGAACAAAATCCCTACCAAAGATATATACCGCCCgttcaacaacaacctATGGTGTCAAATGTGGATCCAAATGCTCAATTAAACACTTTAATGTCTATGttacaacaacagcaacaacaacgtTGA
- a CDS encoding uncharacterized protein (similar to Saccharomyces cerevisiae YCL038C | ATG22 | AuTophaGy related), whose amino-acid sequence MVIQQPGNFSDVPDKNEINKKKVDVLVKEYSPTSIILLNENSAEKNRYLGWNSRKSFLAWLLICFSTGPVSAMAKTYVPVVIQDITYTLGHPKKLPNKKCEQFGSDCYFEFNGHLVQATAYVTYLKAIYTSLEGLVAIVLMGIADFSNYRKWLMCVSIALFSMICFILLGVAWEQTYGRLVGSSILYVVMLICDTIYQITQGSYIPVFMKAKYDEVQNCNSMLKTGATVSAMGIIASNLGGILGLIIGVVIVYTHRVVSTYRNYLIAIIIGGGISLFCVSIGSFFLPNFKGEKFQYSIKKNGSLQVVSYPFKRFTRILKDIYQYKEAFKYVVGWVLWNISYSNFLFIFGLLFRTTLGLGKSASEYTIFQFVSYIAASLGSFGWMLAYRNWNGSHKASTKLIKYTLYFLLTIGLFSNIWGSIGASSSSGIGFKHGWEFWLFQIFFTSSSSAIRSLNRAVYSALLPTGKENEYFGLEVMLGLATGWCESLIIAEIQNNTGNLRVPFIPNLCLFAISIFFFWWTDLDKGMKQVGKLEKTALDPLTSETGEII is encoded by the coding sequence ATGGTGATACAGCAGCCTGGAAACTTTTCTGATGTGCCTGATAAAAacgaaataaataaaaaaaaagtagatGTTTTAGTAAAAGAGTATTCACCAACaagtataatattattaaatgaaaatagtGCTGAAAAAAATCGATATTTAGGTTGGAATTCAagaaaatcttttttagcttggttattaatttgttttagCACAGGGCCAGTTTCGGCTATGGCAAAAACATATGTCCCAGTTGTCATCCAAGATATTACTTACACGCTAGGTCATCCCAAGAAGTTACCGAATAAAAAATGTGAGCAGTTTGGTAGTGattgttattttgaatTCAATGGTCATTTGGTTCAAGCAACTGCCTACGTAACATATTTAAAGGCTATTTATACAAGTTTGGAAGGTTTGGTTGCCATTGTATTGATGGGTATTGCCGATTTTAGTAACTATAGAAAGTGGTTAATGTGCGTAAGCATTGCTTTATTTAGTATGATATGTTTTATCTTGTTGGGTGTCGCTTGGGAGCAAACTTACGGTAGACTAGTTGGGTCCTCGATTTTATATGTTGTAATGTTAATTTGTGATacaatttatcaaattaCTCAAGGTTCTTACATTCCTGTTTTTATGAAAGCTAAATATGATGAGGTTCAAAACTGTAATTCAATGTTAAAAACTGGCGCTACAGTCAGCGCTATGGGAATCATCGCCAGTAACCTTGGTGGTATTTTGGGTTTAATTATTGGAGTTGTTATTGTGTACACACATCGTGTTGTTAGTACTTAtagaaattatttaattgcAATAATTATAGGTGGTGGTATTTCACTTTTTTGCGTTTCTATTggttccttttttttgccaAACTTTAAGGGGGAAAAGTTTCAATacagtattaaaaaaaatggttcACTACAAGTAGTTAGCTATccatttaaaagatttacaCGTATCTTGAAAGATATCTACCAATATAAAGAAGCTTTCAAGTATGTTGTTGGGTGGGTTTTATGGAATATTTCTTATTCCAATTTCCTATTTATCTTTGGTTTGTTATTTCGTACCACTTTGGGCTTAGGTAAAAGTGCCAGTGAATATactattttccaatttgtCTCTTATATCGCTGCCTCTTTAGGTTCGTTTGGTTGGATGTTAGCTTATAGAAACTGGAATGGATCTCATAAAGCTAGTACCAAGTTGATTAAATatactttatattttttattaactaTTGGTTTATTCTCTAATATCTGGGGGTCAATTGGTGCTTCTTCTAGTAGTGGAATTGGTTTCAAGCATGGTTGGGAATTTTGGTtattccaaattttttttactagtAGTTCAAGTGCAATTCGTTCTTTAAATAGAGCCGTTTATTCGGCGTTGTTACCTACTGGTAAAGAAAACGAATACTTTGGTTTAGAAGTTATGTTGGGTTTGGCTACTGGCTGGTGTGAATCTTTAATTATTGCTGAAATCCAAAATAATACAGGTAATCTAAGAGTTCCATTTATTCCTAACTTGTGTTTGTTTGctatttccattttttttttctggtGGACAGATTTAGATAAAGGTATGAAACAAGTGGGTAAGTTGGAAAAAACGGCGTTAGACCCCTTAACTTCAGAAACTGGtgaaataatataa
- the TEX1 gene encoding Tex1p (similar to Saccharomyces cerevisiae YNL253W | TEX1 | TrEX component) translates to MNRRSGKSNNRPFSSLPAGPKAASRPLGKIPTHPRASNISTTRQNLNTNSKYNSSKARGPNTLPSSPSSILNSGSSKTASEINTDAVAATSTANNSKSSKFTFKQLPRKPTNQNVSPSSSTLPHAPIHSSSRQYNTKKSKYNDKSYLHRIVALQQNLFGQKLKSKQLTKSHVSTRFQSSIKASTRIISIEWDPTGNHLAFTKSDGTLCFMKVPARDISADRKTPLPKEEKIGGKNKYGHTLLKFGYVLNNGISWNRLAPVKFCVCGHEYIDYEDTKGRGFLRVYEYNSSFEEKLTLVDKRYFDDDRIFDCKYSPVSDMVVIVTESNKLHFLNETLEIVNTIQYENSIYSICWNNNGKFLFVGFKSGEVDVLKQINNDNDEENGLSYKFQSVYKMYPHCSKITTIAVDGRGKFVAFSSDDGLVSLWNLNDLSLIKVIESDSGFKIVSISISQDGLTLGISYENQNKERYVNLVFWPFSTSLLNLKGSTLVKFLERKTSFILSNSNNEIEYYSC, encoded by the coding sequence ATGAACAGAAGATCCGGTAAGTCTAATAATAGACCATTTTCATCCCTACCTGCAGGTCCCAAGGCAGCTTCCAGACCTTTAGGTAAAATACCAACACATCCCAGAGCTTCAAACATTTCAACGACAAgacaaaatttaaataccAATTCGAAATATAATTCTTCTAAAGCTAGAGGGCCTAATACTTTACCATCTTCACCGTCATCCATTTTGAATTCTGGTTCCTCCAAAACTGCCTCTGAGATCAACACTGATGCTGTTGCTGCTACTTCCACTGCAAACAATTCTAAGTCCTCTAAATTCACATTTAAACAACTTCCAAGGAAACCAACTAACCAAAACGTTTCCCCTTCATCCTCTACGTTACCACATGCTCCTATTCATTCTTCCTCAAGACAATACAACACCAAGAAAAGTAAgtataatgataaaagttATCTTCACAGAATCGTAGCGTTACAGCAAAATCTTTTTGgtcaaaaattaaagtcGAAACAATTAACCAAATCACATGTATCTACAAGATTTCAATCCTCGATAAAAGCCTCAACAAGAATTATCTCTATAGAATGGGACCCCACAGGAAACCACTTGGCATTCACTAAATCAGATGGCACATTATGTTTCATGAAAGTACCTGCGCGTGATATTTCTGCTGATAGAAAGACACCTTTGCctaaagaggaaaaaatagGTGGTAAGAATAAATATGGGCAcactttattaaaatttggaTACGTTCTAAATAATGGAATTAGTTGGAATAGGCTTGCGCCTGTTAAATTTTGTGTTTGTGGGCATGAGTATATTGATTATGAAGACACTAAGGGAAGGGGATTTTTAAGAGTATATGAATATAATAGTtcatttgaagaaaaactGACCCTCGTAGATAAAAGGTATTTTGATGACGACAGAATTTTTGATTGTAAATATTCACCTGTCAGTGATATGGTTGTGATTGTTACTGAATCTAATAAACTGCATTTTTTAAACGAAACTTTGGAAATAGTTAACACCATTCAGTACGAGAATTCTATTTATTCAATCTGTTGGAATAATAACGGcaaatttttgtttgttggTTTTAAATCTGGCGAAGTCGATGTTTTAaagcaaataaataatgataatgatgaagaaaatgGACTAAGCTATAAATTTCAATCTGTTTATAAGATGTATCCTCATTGTTCTAAAATAACTACAATTGCTGTTGATGGAAGAGGCAAATTTGTTGCATTTAGTAGTGATGACGGGTTGGTATCGTTATGGAATTTGAATGATTTGTCGTTGATAAAAGTAATTGAAAGCGACTCCGGATTTAAGATCGTCTCTATCAGTATTAGTCAAGATGGATTAACTTTGGGAATATCATATGAAAATCAGAATAAAGAAAGATACGTGAATCTTGTTTTTTGGCCCTTCTCAACTTCATTGCTAAATCTAAAGGGTTCAACATTagttaaatttttagaGCGGAAAACTTCCTTTATATTGTCAAATTCCAACAATGAAATTGAGTATTATTCTTGTTGA
- the RTC4 gene encoding Rtc4p (similar to Saccharomyces cerevisiae YNL254C | RTC4 | Restriction of Telomere Capping) → MCSDPKTSNTTRRRAFIYNVSKKTGDNKLGLVDKDKNKNHDNNVTQYNSTQPLKKKRRSSFSTALNSPLIRNLEDKQKKRKTDAFDDFNQDTFKTDTLSAAFENDDDKSSENGIITDESDIDEELEKALSSSPGRELKKIDYIELRKMKAEKLKDAALLGRLEDKKKESVQINKVAEKMLEKSHQKFQDIGKVLDEINDETLKFERKLKLRHRYMQLYPHLPPVLNNDELESSVREFLPLCLDILKGKRTSIYYGNAKMLCESSTKAMLNVEELRQVLYDTPEKFQAGFYGLKRQTRVADLILTKYKGEIERAYKNPIVKWWGVDDFSKYVLSPEILAHCCKNQMNLETIDDAWDIMEKTTEFGSIVADTDPLDKWEIDFEREKLEKLGLGVKYGSEYYKRTNK, encoded by the coding sequence ATGTGTTCTGACCCTAAAACTTCTAATACTACCCGTAGAAGAGCTTTTATATACAatgtttccaaaaaaacCGGTGATAATAAACTAGGTCTTGTTGACAAAGATAAGAACAAGAATCATGACAATAATGTCACACAATATAACAGTACTCAAcctctaaaaaaaaaaagacggTCCAGTTTTTCTACAGCTTTAAATTCTCCACTTATAAGAAATTTAGaagataaacaaaaaaaaagaaaaacagaTGCATTTGATGACTTTAACCAAGATACTTTCAAAACCGATACTTTATCCGCTGcttttgaaaatgatgacGATAAGAGCAGTGAAAATGGCATTATTACTGATGAAAGTGACATTGATGAAGAACTGGAAAAAGCATTAAGTTCATCTCCAGGTAGAGagttaaagaaaattgaCTACATCGAGCTACGAAAGATGAAAGCAGAAAAACTGAAAGATGCAGCTCTACTGGGAAGATTAgaggataaaaaaaaagaatccGTACAGATTAATAAGGTGGCCGAAAAGATGCTCGAAAAGAGCCATCAAAAATTCCAGGATATTGGGAAAGTATTGGATGAAATAAATGACGAGACATTAAAATTCGAGAGAAAGTTAAAACTTCGTCATAGATATATGCAATTGTACCCCCATTTACCACCAGTATTAAACAATGATGAATTAGAATCTTCTGTGAGAGAATTCTTACCATTGTGTctagatattttaaaggGAAAAAGGACTTCCATCTATTATGGAAATGCTAAAATGTTATGCGAATCCTCCACCAAAGCAATGTTAAATGTAGAAGAATTAAGGCAAGTTCTTTATGATACGCCTGAGAAATTTCAAGCCGGATTTTATGGTTTAAAGAGACAGACAAGGGTGGCAGACCTGATATTAACTAAATATAAAGGCGAAATTGAAAGAGCTTATAAAAATCCAATAGTTAAATGGTGGGGGGTGGATGATTTTAGTAAATATGTTTTAAGTCCAGAAATATTGGCACATTGTTGTAAGAATCAAATGAATTTAGAAACAATAGATGATGCTTGGGATATTATGGAAAAAACTACCGAATTTGGCAGCATTGTAGCTGATACTGACCCATTAGATAAATGGGAGATAGATTttgaaagagaaaaacTTGAAAAGCTAGGGTTGGGTGTGAAGTACGGTAGTGAATACTACAAAAGaactaataaataa
- the MRPL17 gene encoding mitochondrial 54S ribosomal protein mL46 (similar to Saccharomyces cerevisiae YNL252C | MRPL17 | Mitochondrial Ribosomal Protein Large subunit): MLFTRSLATKVTKPSVIESAIILSRTPIITQQPSKLESTYCAYQRELERRLMWTFPQYYYFKRGTLAERKFLALQRGPVSKLPGVFYSKGVPDVRGNRERNAAQEIVLPLEQQSEDDPNEGDSASSSHNINRRILPNSRITKADECGDLKSLERRLDKNLYLIVKSNKTGEWSFPSFLQNSKCKILHEIAESGLRELGGDKINTWTVSTKPCKALVNGEKVTFFIKSHILAGKFEPKTEALEFAWVAKDELKEKVGDKYYEAIGFLLN, encoded by the coding sequence atgttgttCACAAGATCCTTAGCTACTAAAGTTACCAAACCAAGTGTAATCGAATCAGCCATAATTTTATCGAGAACACCAATAATTACACAACAACCATCTAAATTAGAATCAACATACTGTGCATACCAACGTGAGTTAGAACGTCGTTTAATGTGGACTTTCccacaatattattatttcaaaaGAGGCACTTTAGCCGAACGTAAATTTTTAGCTTTACAACGAGGACCAGTTTCTAAATTACCAGGTGTTTTCTATTCTAAAGGTGTTCCAGACGTTAGGGGAAACAGAGAAAGAAATGCCGCACAAGAAATAGTGTTGCCATTAGAACAACAATCAGAGGATGACCCTAATGAGGGTGATTCAGCTTCTTCTTCCCATAATATTAACAGAAGAATTTTACCAAATAGTAGAATTACAAAGGCTGACGAATGTGGAGATTTAAAAAGCTTGGAAAGACGTTTAGATAAAAACttatatttaattgttaAATCTAACAAAACAGGTGAGTGGTCTTTCCCATCCTTCCTCCAAAACAGTAAATGTAAAATTTTGCATGAAATTGCCGAATCCGGTTTAAGAGAATTGGGTGGTGATAAAATTAACACTTGGACTGTTTCTACAAAGCCTTGTAAAGCTTTAGTTAATGGAGAAAAAGTtacatttttcattaagaGCCATATATTAGCGGGAAAATTTGAACCAAAGACTGAAGCTTTAGAATTTGCTTGGGTTGCCAAAGATGAATTGAAGGAAAAGGTTGGAGATAAATATTATGAAGCAATCGGGTTCTTATTGAACTAA